The following is a genomic window from Candidatus Aminicenantes bacterium.
GGAGGTGCTCAAATGAAGCTGGAATACGCGGAAATGATTCTGGCGCCGTTGGTGACCGAGAAAACGACGGCGTTGAAGGACAAGCAGCGGCTGTTGTGCTTCAAGGTCCACCGCGCCGCCAACAAGATCATGGTCAAGAAAGCGGTCGAGGAGCTGTTCAAAACCAAGGTGGAATCGGTGCGCATCCAAAACTACCAGGGCAAGGAAAAGCGCCATGGCCGCTACACCGGGCGCCGTGCCGCCTGGAAAAAAGCTTACGTCAAGCTGACCCCCGACGCCAAAATGATTGAATACATCGAGGTGATCTGATGGGCATCAAAACATTCAACCCGGTCACGCCGGGACTGCGCGGCCGCGCCGGCTATACGTTCGAGGAATTGACCACCGACAAGCCCTACCGCAGGTTGCTGGTCTCC
Proteins encoded in this region:
- the rplW gene encoding 50S ribosomal protein L23, with amino-acid sequence MKLEYAEMILAPLVTEKTTALKDKQRLLCFKVHRAANKIMVKKAVEELFKTKVESVRIQNYQGKEKRHGRYTGRRAAWKKAYVKLTPDAKMIEYIEVI